TGACCATAATTGTTCAAATTTACTTCTTTAATATTTCAATACCGGAATCCCTTCCAACAATAACTTGGTCAACAATTTGTGAAAATATACCATTTTCAACCACTCCAGGAATGGTGTTGAGTTCTGTTTCCAATTTCTTAGGATTTTTTATATCAAATTTAACATCATATATAAAATTCCCATTATCTGTTACAACAGGCCCATCCTTTCTTTCTGCCATTCTCAATGTTGGTAAGCCTTCCATAGCTATCAAATGATCTTTCACAGTTCTGGTTGCATGTGGTATTACCTCTACAGGTACAGGGAAACTTCCAAGTTCTGTTACTATTTTGGATCCATCAACAATTACAATAAATTGATTAGCAGATTCGTCAACTATCTTTTCAAGTGTATGAGCTGCTCCTCCACCCTTTATAAGATTCAGTTCAGGGTCAACCTCATCTGCACCATCAACAGCAATGTCCACGTTGTGTTCGTCCAGTGTGGTGAT
This sequence is a window from Methanobacterium sp. SMA-27. Protein-coding genes within it:
- the rpiA gene encoding ribose-5-phosphate isomerase RpiA, with the translated sequence MELKRNVGYEAANLIKDGDVVGLGTGSTTHYFIEKLGNRIETEEISIMGVPTSYQSFYLAMNSKIPITTLDEHNVDIAVDGADEVDPELNLIKGGGAAHTLEKIVDESANQFIVIVDGSKIVTELGSFPVPVEVIPHATRTVKDHLIAMEGLPTLRMAERKDGPVVTDNGNFIYDVKFDIKNPKKLETELNTIPGVVENGIFSQIVDQVIVGRDSGIEILKK